The nucleotide sequence AATCATCTTGGACATTGATTCTATTACTGAATCTACATCTTTAGGTGCAACTATCATCTCACCCATAGATATAGACAATGTTTTACGTATCATATCCATCCTTTGTCTTTCTCCCAATAAATTTTTTTCTATATAACTCTCATCTATATCTTTGATTATGGTATCTAAAATTAAATTAACGCTATCACTGACAATTGTGAGTGAATCAACAACTGTGGGTATACCTATTCCAATTACTGGCACACCTAACGTTTCTTCATTAAGTGGTATTCTATGATTATTCACCCCAGCCCCAGGATTTATCCCCGTGCTTCCTACTTGTATCGTTGTATTGAGTCTAGATACTTTTCTTGCGGCTAAAGAATCAACACAAAGAACATAATCAGGTTTAATTTTATTTACAAGAGATTTTACTATTTCGCTTGTTTCTATTCCTGTAGTTCCAAGCACTCCTGGCGAAATAGCACATACAGATGAAATATCATCTTCGATATATTTAGGCATAAATTCTTTAAGATGTCTTGTAACAAATAATTTTGATATAACTTTAGGGCCAAGAGAATCTGAAGTTACATTCCAATTTCCTAGTCCTACAACAAGAGCCGTTTTACTTGAATCCATAGTTATAAATTCTTTTAATACTCTCCCAAATATCGAGCTAATCTTGTCCATCATCTCAACATCATAATATGTTAATTTTGGTAATTCCAAAGTTGAATAGTATCCCATCTTCTTACCAAGAAGTTTTTCACCATATTTATTTTTAACTCTTATATTAGATATTCTTATATTCGAATCTTCGATTTGTTTAAAATCTATATTTGGATTCCCTTCAAATATCTTATTAAAATCATTTTCCGATACTCTACCTTTAACCATAACTTGTCTCCTTATTTTGTAGACATTTTTAAAAATTACACTTATTTATTTTGTGTAGTTTTTTTTAAATTATTTAATTATGTCTTGAAATTATTTTTAATTAATGTTACTATATTGGCATTATTGGTGTTCGATCTAAAAGGATGGTGAAAAATATGGCAAATATTAAATCAGCTAAGAAGAGAATTAAAGTTACTCAAGCTAAAACTTTAAGAAATCAAATGGTTAAATCTGCATTGAAAACTGCTATTAAAAAGTTTGAAACTTGTTTAAAAGATAATAATATAGAATCAGCAAAAACTGAATTCTCTCAAGTTACTAAAGCTTTAGATATGGCTGCTTCTAAAGGTATTTTACATAGAAATAAAGTTGCTAGAAAGAAATCTAGTTTAGCTATAAAATTAAATAAAGCTCAAGCTTAAAAAACCTAATACCAATCGGTATTAGGTTTTTAATTATCTACATACTACATATTGAAATAAGCAAAATTTCAAATTCTGAAAATGCATCAATATCTGTTGATGATCTAATTTTATATTCTAGATCCAAAAAATTATCGAGAACATTTATAATATTTTTCAAACTATATTGTTTTGATAACTTAATAAAATTATTTAAACTATACTTATTAATACGTGTTTTTTTAGTAATTTCATCAATATTGATCCCTTCTTCTAATAATAACTTCACATCTAAAAATTTAGAAAATTGACTACTAATCATGCTAAATATATAATTAAAATCATTTCCGGTCAATGAAAGTTCCCTAAAGCTTGTTATAGATTTATTTAATTTTTTCTCCATAACATTATTTATAAGAACAAAAACATTATTTTCTAAACTTTTAGTAATAACATCATCTATATCTTGTTTAGTTACTTCCCTTCCTTCTACAAAAAATTTCAACTTATTAATTTCATTTTCTATATGAAAAAAATCATTTTCAACTCTAGAACAAAAATATCTAATAAGCTCTTGTTTTATATTAACCCTATTTAATAAAAACATCTTAGAAACTTCTTTGTAAAAGTCATCTCCCTTTAGCTCTTGAATATTGCAAACTTGACCAAATTTAGAAAACGCTTTTAAATTGTCCTTATTCTTCTCCTTATTCCCAAACACATAATAAAAAACTAAAACACAATATGAAGGTAAATCGGCTAAATAATCTTTAATTTTCTGAACAAAATCCCTATTTTCATAATCACTTCTTAAAAATAGTGCGTTCTCAACTACTACCATTTTTTTATCTTGCATCATTGGAATTGTATTACAACATTCAGAAAAATAATTTATATCAAAATTATTATCAAACTTAATTTGATTATAATTAAATTGTTTAAAATCCCTCAATATCAATCTTTTCTCTATGCTTTTCAAAAAATTTTTAATAAGTTTCCCATCATAACTATAGATAAAATAACAATTTTTTATATTATCTACTTCCTTCATCAATAAATCATAATCTAACATATAACTCCCTAAAATATAAAATAATATTTTTGTGGATAAATATCCGAATAATATTTAAAATTATCTTCCATATTATTCACTTCTATCTTTTTCTTATCAACATATAAAACAACCTTCTTATTTATAAATTCCACTTTAACCCCACTTATTATAGATGAATCTTGATTATTATTAATATTTGTAAATACTTTATCAACTCCAAGCTTATCAATTAACTGATCTATATTTTTTAAATTACCATCTAAATACAAATAACTTCTATCTTTATTTCTGATTATAACATAGTTTTTATCATAGTATTTCCCTACTTCCACGCTAGAATTAATCATCGTAATAGTTCCAATATAAACAAATGATAATATAAGCACTAATTTATTAAAAGTTTTAAATGAAATCTTTTTCCTAAAAAAATATAGTATGTACAACATAACTATAAAAATAATCAAAATATTTATTAAGTATATACTTTCTGGGGTAAACATCTTTATTAAAATAATCCCACCATCAATTACATCAAAAATAATCTTTATTAAATAAACAGTGATTTCCTTAAAAAGTGGTATGAAACTAAAAAATACAAATACAATACTCAAAATCACTAACAAACTATAAAATGGAACTAAAAATATATTTGAAAGTAAAAATCCTAACTCTAACTTCCTATTAATTATTAAGTTAACAGGAATAATAAAAATTTGAGCACTAATTATAAGTGAAATGGGTTCACTCAATAATTTAGGTAATCTATATAAATAATCTTTAATTTTACTATTAAATAATAAAATCCCAAGTGTAGATACAAAAGAATATATAAACCCTAATCTCAAAACTTCATATGGTCTTATAAGCAATATTAAACTACCAGCAACACACAACGCATTTATTCCATCATAATTTCTATGTACCCTAGGCGACATTTCTCTTATAAACACCATAGAAAATGCTCTTATCCCAGACACCTTAAATCCAGTAAGCACAAGATAAATAAACGTCGCTATAATAGATGGTAAAAAACTTAATATTTTTGATAAGATTCCAAAAATCAAATTAATATGAAAACCCGAAACACTTAAAATATGTACAATACCTAACTCTTTTAAATCATTTTTATACTCCTTGTCCAATGACGATGTATCGCCGAACACTAGGCTCGACAAAATATTTCCACGTTCAACTCCAAAATTATCTGTAAATAGCTCTTTTATAATAGATTTCATCCCTATAAAAATAGAATAAAGATCTTTTTGATACGAATTAATAGTATAATCAATAATCTCTCCAACCACACCAATATCATAATAATTAGATTTTTCTATATTTCCATTCAAATTCAAAACCATACCAATATCAACTTTGTCTATATTTTCAAAGTTTTTAATCAAATATCTTTTGGGTATTATATTTTTTGAAGAAACAACTATATCTTTTGATAATTTTTCTGATATTCTAAAATTTTTATTAGTTACAAGATTCTGATTATTAGAATAATACGATAATATGTTGAAGAAACTAATTACACTCAATATGATTAGAGTTAATTTAAACACTTTATATATTACATTTCTAAGCAAAAATGTAATCAATAAGAGTAACACAAAACCAAATGATATAAAATCATCTTTCATTAGTTGAATTCCTAATAAATTAGACAATATGATCACTGTAAAACAATAAACAAAAAACTTCATAAGCCAAATGTCCTTCTAATATTTGTTATAATAATTTCAAATTTTCAAGATATTTATTCAAAAAAATAAACCTCCAGAAAATAATTCCAAAGGTTTTATTATTATTTTAAAGACTTAGTTTTAGCCGTAAATATAAAAGAGAATATAAAAGATATAAAAATAGCAAATGTTATTCCAGCAGATACCCCACTAAGTCCTCCCGTTATCACACCAAAAAGTCCACTCTCTTTAACTTTTTCAATAACAGAACTTCCCAAGCTATACCCAAATCCTATTATAGGTATGCAAGCTCCACCAGATGCTTTCTTTATCAAAAAATCATATCCAGGAAATAGTGATAAAACATTACCAAGACAAACCATAAAAACCAAAATATATGCAGGTAATATTTTAAACTTATCCATAAAAATCTGACTAATACCACATATAATTCCTCCAAGCAAAAAACTCCATAGATAATTCATAAACGCATCACCCCCTATTATTAAACTCTATAGCAACAGCATGTGCTATTCCTGGAACACTCTCACCTTGAAATGAGGTTGTTGGACTCATTAATGCTCCTGTAGAAATTATAAGTATCTTGGTAATTTTACCTTCCAATAATTTTTTATAAAAATATCCTGTAAAAACTGAAGCGGAGCATCCACATCCACTCCCTCCTGAACAAGTATCTTGTCTTCCATTATCATAGATACTTTCACCACAATCTACATACACTTTCGAAACATCGTACCCTAACTCTTTAAGCATAGTTTCTGTTACTTGTCTTCCAAATTTGCCTAAATCACCTGTCGCAATACAATCATAATAACTTGGATCTCTTCCTGTATCTTGAAAATGTTTATAAATTGTATCTACTGCTGATGGAGCCATAGCAGCCCCCATATTATTTACATCCTTAACTCCATAATCTTTAACTTTACCCGTCGTTATGTGTGTAATCTCTGGATAATTACCTTCTCTTCCAAGAAGAACTGTTCCTGCTCCTGTAACAGTCCACTGCGAAGTTATCGCTCTTTGACTCCCATACTCTAGAGGAAATCTAAACTGCCTCTCTGCAGAACTGAAATGAGATGATGCTCCAGTTACAACATAATTAGCAAATCCTCCATCAATAAACATCGCACCCAATCCTAATGATAAAGAAAATGTAGAACAAGCACCATACAAACCTATAAACGGTATTTTTATTTCACGAGCTGCAAAATTCGAAGATGTTATTTGATTCTGCAAATCTCCACATAACAAATAATCGATATCATCTTCAGTAAGATTCCCTTTTCTTATACTTTCACTAATTGAAGTATATAAAATACTCGACTCTGCCTTTTCATAAGTTTCCTTACCGTTTTTATCATCTTTAAGAGTAATATCAAAATAAGATCCAAGTGGACCTTCACCCTCTTTAGGTCCTACAACACTAGTCGCAGATATGATTTTAGGTCTATTTTTTAATTCAACCGTCTGAGTTCCAACTCGTTTATTATCATACATAACTTATCTATCACCTATCCTACAAATTTACTAAAAATAAAATATCCAATTCCAACTAAAACAGATGAAGTAACACCAAAAGCTATTACGGATCCAGCTATTGTGAACATCTTTACACACGTTCCAAATACAACTCCCTCTTTTTTAAATTCTATCGCTGGAGAAGTCACAGCATTAGCAAATCCAGTTATTGGCACTATACTTCCTGCCCCTGCAATATTCGCAATTTTATCGTATATACCAATTCCCGTTAAAAATGATCCTATAAATATCATTGTTATAGATCCCAAAGCTCTTACCTGAAGCTCATCAAATATATAATTAGCATAGAATTTAAATAAAAGTTCTCCAATTACACAAAATATCCCACCAATAATAAATGACATAACAAATCTTTTAATGTAATTTGGCTTCGGTTCATAATTTTTGGAATAATCCTCAAATGTCTTTCTTAACCTCTTTTCATCAAAACTCAATCCTTTTATCCTCCGAATATACATGATATTTTTCACAAATATATTATAGGTATATTAAAGTATTTTATACTTTACTTTTTTTCCCAACGATTTAATTAATAAAAGGTTTCAAAAATTAATTTTTATTGAATTATGTTTAAATTTATATTATTATATATACAATTAGTTAATTTTCTAATTGTGAGGTGCCTATGTCAAAGTATTTTAATTTTACAAATGATAAAAGTTTGGATTTCGAGCGTAATGAATTCAAAAATAATTCATTAATTGAAATTGATTATTTAAATAAACGTCTTTCTTTCTTAGAAAGAGTAATTCAAGACAAGTATTCTGATATCATATCTCTTGCATCCGAAATTTGTAATGTTCAGAATATGAACTTAAAATATGATTTGATTGACATATTAATAAAACATGGTTATAACTTATCTAATTACAAATCTGAAAGAAATGACATTAGAGATATACTAATAAACGCTAATAAAAATAAACAAACCAAATCCGAAAATAATGTTTCTGTAGGAACAGATATGGAAATTATAATTAATGACATTGACGACAAAGAACCTCATAATTCTGATAGCGATACAAACAAAATAGTTTCAAAAAATGAATCAAAAGTTATAATAGAAGTCACCGATCAAAATAAAGACTCTAAATCTCAGGATATCAAAGATATTGGACAAGCTGATTTAAAAGCAAAAGAAATTGAAACAACTCAAAAAAGTAAATCAGATACTGCTCGTGAAAAAATTTTAAATAATCTTAATAGACTGATTTCATATAAGGAAAATACATTTAATGATTTAATAGAAATGGTTGACTTTAATACAAGTTCTAATGCAAACAAATCAAATTTAAGTAAATTTATTGAATGTTTAGAAAGCCAGATAGTTGAGCTTAATCAATATAAAGATAATATTTTAAAAAATTACTCTCTAAGTAAGGCAATTGAACTCGGATCAAATGGCAAAATTACTTTTTCAAGAGTGTTTATTGAAAAAGAACGTTTAATTGATAAAAATAAAGATGAATATATAAAAATTGTTAACGAAATGTATGAACTATATTCTGAGTTTGTTGATACTTATCTAAATAATATTAGTTCAATGAAACCTTACCTTGATCATGAAAAAATTACATCAATACAAAATAATTGTGCAAAAGTTATATATGATCTAAAGTTGATAAGAACACTTTATTCTTCTTTGGATAAAATAAAGAGTGTATAGAACCTAGTTCTCTACACTCTTTTTATATTGATAATGTATTTTTCGATTAAACTCTATAATTCTTCTTATAACTTCATCAATACTTTCCTTAACTATATACGTTTTTCCATTTAGTAAAATTATTGCCGTTTCTGGTATAAGTTCTATTCTTTCAATTTCATTTGAATTTAAATAAAACACAACATCATTTGTTCTTGTAAGCTGAATCATATTTGACCTCCTTGACCTTCTCTTAAATACAAGTTTTGCAAATTTTAATTTATATATTCCTCACCATCAACTCTCACAACTCTATTAAGTGTTACTGTTTCTATTTCATTAGTCGTGTTTATTTTCACTCTGAGTTTAATCTCATGATTCTCAATTACAATTCCCTCAACTCTTCCTGTCATAGTTTCATATAAATTTCCATTACTTTCATATGTTACAACTTCACCATTCGCTTTCCTTCCTTCTCTAATGTCCTGTTCCAATATAGATTCCAATTCATCTTGAGCTTCTATTTCATCTGTCATGCCACCATCTATTGTTATGTCATCTTCATAATCTTCATCGATATTTGAATATATAAATTCTACTTCTTTATTTATCATGGATGAACCAACAAGCACAGCTATATTATTATTTATATAATCAAGTCTGTTATCTTGTACCCCAATAACATTCATAATATCATCTCTTTCAAAATCTCCAATTACAAATTCCCCTTTTTCATTCATGTACTCAACATTAACAATTATTTTTGATCCATTTTGAGCAACACCTCGCACAACACCAGTAATTGCATTTCCATTATTGTCGTAAGAATTAAGCATAACTCCCTGTCCCAATAACGATCTAGCCGAATATTCATTCATTGTAGTGTTTAAATTAGACATTTGTTCCATAGCTGCAAACTGTGCAAATTGTGATACATATTCAGTACCATCTTGCGGTTGTGTTGGGTCTTGGTTGGACATCTGGGTTGCCAATATTTTTAAAAATGCATCCTTATTCATATCTTCTCCAGGCTGAATAATTTTTGTTCCTTTTTCTGTATATTGCCCATTATAAACATTTCCTGATCTTGAAAATGCTGAGTTGTCCACTTCATTTTCACTATTTTTACTTGCTTCAGTTTTTTTCTGAATCTCCTCAACCAAATCATTAAATGAACCATCAGAATTACTTGAATTACCTATATTTATAGATTTATTTTTATTAATTGGTGTTATTTTAATATTGTTATTTATCATACTTACTTACCTCAATTTAAACTAAAATTCCATCTCTTAAATTATTTCTATCATCATTGTCATTACCTTCATTATCTATCTCTATTGTTGGAGATTTTAAATTTTTAAAATCAACATTTTCATTATTTCGCTTGTTATTTCCACCACCATCATTTGCATTAAATGAAAATTCTTGGAGATCAACTTGTATATTTTCCAAATTTATATTATGTGTTTCCTTTATCATATTTCGTATATCAGTTATTGTTGATTCCATAACCTTGAATGCATCTTTATTTTCAACTCTTATCATAAGTCTAACATTATCCTTAACTACTTCATACTTTACATCCATTCTCCCTAAATGATCTGGATTAAGTTTAACAACCATTTGATTTTTATTATTTGATGCCATATATTCTATATTTTCAATAAATTCTTTAACAATATTTTGATGGTTTGAAGTATCTAATATTTTATTGAATTTTACATTTACATTCTCTTCAGTATTATTTCTAAATGCATTAACAAAATAATTTTCAATATTTTTATTAATTTGTGCTTCCCCAGAAATTTCCTTTAATATGTGTTCATCACTATTACTCTTATCATCAATTCTAACCATATCACTTATACTTTTAAAATTATGGAGTACTTTATAATCTGAATCATCAGTTTTATTAACCGAAACTTCATTATTTAATTTTGTATTAAGCTTAATACTAATTTCATTTTCTATATTTCTTATTAGTTCCTTATCGTTTAATAAAAATCCCTCAAAATTAATTTCATCTAAAAATTTAACATCTGAATTATTTTCCCCTATCTTATCAAATTCATTCCTTACTAAATTTTTAAAGCCATCAACATTATCCATTACCTTTTGTATAATTTCCCCATTTGAAATATCTTTTGAATTAATCTTTTTCAAATCAAATCCCATTTCAATTAAAACATTCTGTATACTTTCATTGTCAAAACTTGAAATTTGTATTTTTTCTATTTCGTTAAACTCTGGTTTTGATACGTTTTCAAATACATTCATCTTATTTAAAGAATCACTATAAAGTTGTTTTGTATTATCAAATTCAATATCTTTAACTTCTTTCAAATCTCCAATAGTGAAATTATCATTAAACTCAAAGAAATTACTTTGAGTATCAATTTTTTCTGATCCCAAAACGTTTAATATACTTAAAATAACTTGTAATAATTGTTTATCATCCTCATTTAAAGTATCATACAAAGTTTCATCAAAAACTTTCTCTTCTATTTTATGTTTACTATTTAGTTGATTCTCACCTTGTAAACTTAGAGATTCATCAAGAGAATTTTTAAAACTACTCACACTTAAATCACTTTTAATATTTTTGTTATTTTGTTTAACTTCATCTTTTTTAGATACTCCATAATTCAAATTATCTATCTTCAAACTCATACTCTCCCCTCTCCTTCTCATCTTTTTCATCGTAATCTTCTGGTTTGTGTAAATCCTTGTAATACATATTCAAAGACAATTCATCTAAAAAATCTTGCTCTTCCTTATCTTGTGCATGCAAAAATTCTTTATATTCTTTATCTTTAAGTTTATCTAAAACAGTTCTATTTTGCTTCTTTTTCTTATAATCTTCAAATCTATAATCATACTCTTTACTCATTTTTTCCTTTTGTTTTTTATTATAAAGGATTGAATTTTCTAAGAAATATGCATAATTATTTTTTATAATTTCATCAACACGAGTTGTACAAGTTGAAAAAGAATTCTTTTTATACAACTCATTTAAAGTTTCAATGTTATCATTAATAACCCTTATTCTAGCACTGATATCTGTAAATTTTTGAGATGCCTCTTTTTCAAGCCCAAGCCGCATATTCAATAATTTATTGAGCGAATACTTAAACCTTTTCATAACAATCACTACCTTAAATCAAATTATTAAATATTCCTTTTAGTATAGTTAAATTTTGTTCATAACTAGTAAATTCCATTGTTTTTTGCCTCAAATATTCATTTATTTGATTAATATATTGAATAGCCTTATCTATATCTGGATTACTCCCATGAACATATGCTCCAATGTTTATCAAATCTTCAGCATCTTGATATACTGCAAGTAAATTTCTAACCGTTCCTGCTAACTCCTTATGTTCATCAGAAACTATTTTAGACATAAGCCTACTAACACTCTTTAAAACATCAATAGCTGGATAATGATTTTTCTGTGCTAAAGCTCTAGATAATACAATATGTCCATCCAATATTCCTCTCACAGTATCTGCTATTGGATCATTCATATCATCACCATCAACAAGCACTGTATAAAATGCTGTTATAGCCCCATTTTGGGAAGGTCCTGTCCTTTCCAAAAGCTTTGGTAAAAGTGCAAAAACTGATGGAGTATAACCTTTTGTTGCTGGTGGTTCCCCAATAGCAAGACCAACCTCTCTCTGTGCCATAGCAAATCTCGTTACAGAATCCATCATTAAAATTACATTCTTACCTTGTTCTCTAAAATATTCTGCTATTGCTGTTGTAACAAGAGATGCCTTAAATCTTATAAGTGCAGGTTCATCTGATGTTGCACAAACTACAACGGATTTTTTAAGTCCTTCCTCACCCAAATCATGATGTATAAATTCCTTAAGCTCACGCCCTCTCTCGCCAATAAGTCCAATCACATTAACATCTGCAGACGCATTTCTTGCAAGCATTCCCATTAAAGTACTTTTACCAACTCCGGAACCTGCAAATATTCCAACTCTCTGACCAACGCCACAAGTAAGAGTTCCATCAATTACTCTTACACCTGTTTGCATTATTTCTGTGATTTCTTTTCTTTTCATAGCAATTGGCGGCTTATTATCTACAGTAAATTCTGTATAATTTTCTGGTGGATTACCTATTTGAACTCTTCCAAGCCCATCCAAAACACAACCTAACAATTCATCTGAAATTTTAACAGATAATAATTTTTTAGTCGCAATAACCTTACTGCCAGTAGATATACCACGCACATCCCCAAATGGCATTAATATACTTCTTTCTTGATTAATTCCAACAACCTCACACTCTATCTCTTCTCCGTACTCATTATATATGTAACAAATTTCTCCAATGAATGGAATTATACCTTCAGCCTCTATAGTCAATCCAACTAAACGTTTAACTCTTCCTTCTTCATAAATTGGCTCAACTTTTTCAAGAGAATTCTTCATTTTCCTAAAATCTATAAACATATCTAATCCTCACCAAAAATTATCTTCCTTAAAATTTCTATATTTTCATTTACATCGTACTTTATGATTCCTCCATTTCTTTCAATTAAAAACTCTCCTTTGTTTATATCCTTACTAATAACAACATGAAAATCTCCAAGTATTCCAGCTTTCTCTTTCAGTATGTGAATTTCTTCACTTATACCTTTGTAGTTAACTTCGTTACACTTTATAATAACTGGCATCTTATCTTTTATATTTTTTATACGTTCATAAATTATATCATTTAATATTTTTTCATCATTCAATTGACGCTTAATTATTTTCGCAACCATTGTAAATATCATATCTTTAATTTCGTTTTCTTTAGCTGTTATAAATTCTTCTGCTTCTTTTTTAGCATTTTCATAAAAACACATAACATCACTTAATATTTTATCTTTTTCAGCCATAATTTCTTGCATTGCCTTAGCTTTTCCCTCTTCGAAGCCTTCTTTATATCCTTGAACTTTACTTGCAACCCTCTGACGAACTACTTCAACTTGTGCATTTTCAATCATATCAGCAAAAATTTTGGACGATTCTTTCTTTGCTTTAGATATCAACATATCACTTATCTTTTTAAATTTTAAAATTTCATCTCTTCTAACTCTATAAGTTTTTGTCCTTATACGTTTAATTATTTCATTATTAGTTTTAATTTCTCTTGATATATTGTTCTGCGTACTGTATGCATCATATATATTTGGACTAATTATTGTTTTAGTAGAATGTGGATAATTTTTATTATTGCCACCGCTACGAATAATATTTTTATTTGAACTACTGAATAATGTCATCATCTCCTCCTCGAACAATTAATATTTCACCTTGCTCATCTAATTTTCTAATCTGAGAAACAATAACTTGTTGAGCCTTCTCAACATCAGACAATTTAACAGGACCCATATATTCAATTTCTTCACGAACATTTTCTGCTGCACCTTTTGATAAATTGCTAAATATAAGTTCCTTAACAGAATCACTACTACCTTTAAGTGCAAGAGCTAATTCTTTTTGATCTATACTTCTTAAAACTTTTTGTATATCTTCGGATCCCAGAGTCACAATATCCTCAAACACAAACATAGATGCTCTTAATTTTTCCGCAAGTTCTTTATCATGATTCTCAAGACCTGAAGTAATATTTCTCTCCGTATTTCTATCAACTCTATTAAGCATATCAACAAGCGACTCAATTCCTCCGATAACTGTCGCTTCAGGCTTCACAAAATTCGATAATTTATATTCCAAAACCCTCTCAACTTCTTTAACCGCATAAGGCGAAGTGTTCCTAATCGTAGCAACCCTATACGCTACATCGTTTTGGAGATGATCAGGTAAAGAGCTCAAAATTTGTGCTGCCTTCTCTGGTTGAATATAACACAAAACTAATGCAATAGTCTGTGGATGTTCATCAATTATTATATTTAATAACTGAGTTGGATCAGCTTTACGTGCAATGGTGAAAGGTCTATATATATCTGTTG is from Candidatus Arthromitus sp. SFB-rat-Yit and encodes:
- a CDS encoding flagellar hook assembly protein FlgD — translated: MINNNIKITPINKNKSINIGNSSNSDGSFNDLVEEIQKKTEASKNSENEVDNSAFSRSGNVYNGQYTEKGTKIIQPGEDMNKDAFLKILATQMSNQDPTQPQDGTEYVSQFAQFAAMEQMSNLNTTMNEYSARSLLGQGVMLNSYDNNGNAITGVVRGVAQNGSKIIVNVEYMNEKGEFVIGDFERDDIMNVIGVQDNRLDYINNNIAVLVGSSMINKEVEFIYSNIDEDYEDDITIDGGMTDEIEAQDELESILEQDIREGRKANGEVVTYESNGNLYETMTGRVEGIVIENHEIKLRVKINTTNEIETVTLNRVVRVDGEEYIN
- the holA gene encoding DNA polymerase III subunit delta, whose protein sequence is MLDYDLLMKEVDNIKNCYFIYSYDGKLIKNFLKSIEKRLILRDFKQFNYNQIKFDNNFDINYFSECCNTIPMMQDKKMVVVENALFLRSDYENRDFVQKIKDYLADLPSYCVLVFYYVFGNKEKNKDNLKAFSKFGQVCNIQELKGDDFYKEVSKMFLLNRVNIKQELIRYFCSRVENDFFHIENEINKLKFFVEGREVTKQDIDDVITKSLENNVFVLINNVMEKKLNKSITSFRELSLTGNDFNYIFSMISSQFSKFLDVKLLLEEGINIDEITKKTRINKYSLNNFIKLSKQYSLKNIINVLDNFLDLEYKIRSSTDIDAFSEFEILLISICSM
- the gpr gene encoding GPR endopeptidase, which gives rise to MVKGRVSENDFNKIFEGNPNIDFKQIEDSNIRISNIRVKNKYGEKLLGKKMGYYSTLELPKLTYYDVEMMDKISSIFGRVLKEFITMDSSKTALVVGLGNWNVTSDSLGPKVISKLFVTRHLKEFMPKYIEDDISSVCAISPGVLGTTGIETSEIVKSLVNKIKPDYVLCVDSLAARKVSRLNTTIQVGSTGINPGAGVNNHRIPLNEETLGVPVIGIGIPTVVDSLTIVSDSVNLILDTIIKDIDESYIEKNLLGERQRMDMIRKTLSISMGEMIVAPKDVDSVIESMSKMIAMGINIALHPNLDMDKLNKFIDLK
- a CDS encoding ComEC/Rec2 family competence protein is translated as MKFFVYCFTVIILSNLLGIQLMKDDFISFGFVLLLLITFLLRNVIYKVFKLTLIILSVISFFNILSYYSNNQNLVTNKNFRISEKLSKDIVVSSKNIIPKRYLIKNFENIDKVDIGMVLNLNGNIEKSNYYDIGVVGEIIDYTINSYQKDLYSIFIGMKSIIKELFTDNFGVERGNILSSLVFGDTSSLDKEYKNDLKELGIVHILSVSGFHINLIFGILSKILSFLPSIIATFIYLVLTGFKVSGIRAFSMVFIREMSPRVHRNYDGINALCVAGSLILLIRPYEVLRLGFIYSFVSTLGILLFNSKIKDYLYRLPKLLSEPISLIISAQIFIIPVNLIINRKLELGFLLSNIFLVPFYSLLVILSIVFVFFSFIPLFKEITVYLIKIIFDVIDGGIILIKMFTPESIYLINILIIFIVMLYILYFFRKKISFKTFNKLVLILSFVYIGTITMINSSVEVGKYYDKNYVIIRNKDRSYLYLDGNLKNIDQLIDKLGVDKVFTNINNNQDSSIISGVKVEFINKKVVLYVDKKKIEVNNMEDNFKYYSDIYPQKYYFIF
- the spoVAC gene encoding stage V sporulation protein AC, whose amino-acid sequence is MSFDEKRLRKTFEDYSKNYEPKPNYIKRFVMSFIIGGIFCVIGELLFKFYANYIFDELQVRALGSITMIFIGSFLTGIGIYDKIANIAGAGSIVPITGFANAVTSPAIEFKKEGVVFGTCVKMFTIAGSVIAFGVTSSVLVGIGYFIFSKFVG
- a CDS encoding flagellar FlbD family protein, which produces MIQLTRTNDVVFYLNSNEIERIELIPETAIILLNGKTYIVKESIDEVIRRIIEFNRKIHYQYKKSVEN
- a CDS encoding SpoVA/SpoVAEb family sporulation membrane protein produces the protein MNYLWSFLLGGIICGISQIFMDKFKILPAYILVFMVCLGNVLSLFPGYDFLIKKASGGACIPIIGFGYSLGSSVIEKVKESGLFGVITGGLSGVSAGITFAIFISFIFSFIFTAKTKSLK
- the rpsT gene encoding 30S ribosomal protein S20 produces the protein MANIKSAKKRIKVTQAKTLRNQMVKSALKTAIKKFETCLKDNNIESAKTEFSQVTKALDMAASKGILHRNKVARKKSSLAIKLNKAQA
- the spoVAD gene encoding stage V sporulation protein AD, coding for MYDNKRVGTQTVELKNRPKIISATSVVGPKEGEGPLGSYFDITLKDDKNGKETYEKAESSILYTSISESIRKGNLTEDDIDYLLCGDLQNQITSSNFAAREIKIPFIGLYGACSTFSLSLGLGAMFIDGGFANYVVTGASSHFSSAERQFRFPLEYGSQRAITSQWTVTGAGTVLLGREGNYPEITHITTGKVKDYGVKDVNNMGAAMAPSAVDTIYKHFQDTGRDPSYYDCIATGDLGKFGRQVTETMLKELGYDVSKVYVDCGESIYDNGRQDTCSGGSGCGCSASVFTGYFYKKLLEGKITKILIISTGALMSPTTSFQGESVPGIAHAVAIEFNNRG